A genome region from Dolichospermum compactum NIES-806 includes the following:
- a CDS encoding type II toxin-antitoxin system HicB family antitoxin: MVTIKSQRKVLLSHGEDGYFVVEVPSLPGCISQGKTREEALANIEEAISLYIEVLQDRNEPVPEDTVLMGY; encoded by the coding sequence ATGGTAACAATAAAATCTCAACGGAAAGTGCTGTTATCTCATGGGGAAGATGGGTATTTTGTTGTCGAAGTACCCAGTTTACCCGGTTGTATTAGTCAGGGTAAAACTCGTGAGGAAGCTTTAGCTAACATAGAAGAAGCAATATCTCTCTACATTGAAGTTTTGCAAGACAGAAATGAACCTGTTCCAGAAGATACGGTATTGATGGGATATTAA
- a CDS encoding FAD-binding domain-containing protein yields MLRDFQNRAELVAYLKEQFPQAAAQDDHISDIPGGRKAAQQALQKIDPIAYAKTRNFLTGNITKLSPYLRHGVLSLREVREYILNRINNPDDANKLINELGWRDYWQRLYVKLGNEIWQNQEEYKTGYQSTDYAAQLPEDITTGTTGLVCIDSFSQELQETGYLHNHIRMWLAAYIIHWRHIQWQAGAKWFLQHLLDGDPASNNMSWQWVASTFSHKPYFFNRENLERYSKGVYCRQCPHFGKCDFEGSYEQIEQRLFPQAKFSKQPNSQSWQKGNHRK; encoded by the coding sequence ATGTTACGTGATTTCCAAAATCGAGCCGAATTAGTCGCATATCTCAAGGAACAGTTCCCCCAAGCCGCAGCACAAGATGATCACATTAGCGATATTCCCGGAGGAAGGAAAGCAGCACAACAAGCACTACAAAAAATTGATCCCATAGCTTACGCAAAAACCCGCAACTTCTTAACAGGTAACATTACCAAATTATCACCATACCTTCGTCATGGAGTCTTGAGTTTGCGCGAAGTTCGAGAATATATACTGAACCGAATTAACAATCCCGACGATGCTAATAAACTAATTAACGAACTAGGCTGGCGCGATTATTGGCAAAGATTATATGTCAAACTAGGAAACGAGATTTGGCAAAATCAAGAAGAATACAAAACCGGTTATCAATCAACAGACTACGCAGCCCAACTACCTGAAGATATCACAACCGGAACAACAGGACTAGTTTGCATAGACAGCTTTAGTCAGGAACTACAAGAAACAGGCTACCTACACAACCATATAAGAATGTGGTTAGCCGCCTATATTATCCATTGGCGACATATTCAATGGCAAGCCGGCGCAAAATGGTTTCTCCAACATTTACTCGACGGTGATCCAGCAAGTAACAATATGTCATGGCAATGGGTAGCAAGTACATTTAGTCATAAACCCTATTTTTTCAACCGTGAGAATCTAGAACGGTACAGCAAAGGCGTTTACTGTCGTCAATGTCCCCATTTTGGTAAATGCGACTTTGAAGGCAGTTATGAACAAATAGAACAACGACTTTTTCCTCAAGCTAAATTCAGCAAGCAGCCTAATAGTCAAAGTTGGCAAAAAGGCAATCATCGGAAATAA
- the sipA gene encoding regulatory protein SipA — MSSEFPIGSKVRVVSLPPYLKTAEPMPMLRPTEVIHIGEEGIVLDRRPGGYWGVRFTRGAFLIDSQYIESIENSSEPQSD; from the coding sequence ATGTCTTCAGAATTTCCAATTGGTAGCAAAGTTCGTGTGGTATCATTGCCACCATACCTGAAAACGGCTGAACCAATGCCGATGTTACGTCCCACTGAAGTAATTCATATTGGGGAAGAAGGTATAGTTCTTGACCGTCGCCCTGGTGGTTATTGGGGTGTGCGCTTTACTAGAGGCGCTTTTCTCATAGACAGCCAATACATTGAAAGTATCGAAAACTCGTCCGAACCGCAATCAGATTGA
- a CDS encoding peroxiredoxin yields the protein MGSRRTFISILFASCLAVISWFNFTPPAEALGGKLPTINQPAPEFTLPTNTGNGKVSLADFRGRWVVLYFYPKDFTSGCTIEARRFQQDLPKYIQKNTEIIGISADDVDSHAEFCDSEGLRFPLLADIKGEVSKAYGSWIGVVSMRHSFIIDPQGILRATFVKVNPSIHSMEVLEMLGKLQSSVS from the coding sequence ATGGGTTCCCGTCGCACTTTTATTAGCATTTTATTTGCTTCTTGTTTGGCTGTTATTAGTTGGTTTAATTTTACGCCCCCTGCTGAAGCTTTAGGTGGTAAATTACCCACAATTAATCAACCTGCACCTGAATTTACTTTACCAACTAATACAGGCAATGGTAAAGTCTCTTTGGCTGATTTTCGGGGTAGGTGGGTGGTTCTTTATTTCTACCCCAAAGATTTTACTTCTGGTTGTACTATTGAAGCACGACGATTTCAGCAAGATTTACCTAAATATATTCAGAAAAATACTGAGATTATTGGTATCAGTGCTGATGATGTTGATTCTCATGCAGAATTTTGTGACTCGGAGGGGTTAAGATTTCCTTTATTAGCTGATATTAAGGGTGAAGTTAGTAAGGCTTATGGTTCTTGGATAGGTGTTGTCTCTATGCGCCATAGTTTTATTATTGATCCTCAAGGGATATTACGAGCAACTTTTGTGAAGGTTAATCCTAGTATTCACAGTATGGAAGTTTTGGAAATGTTGGGCAAGTTGCAATCTTCTGTTTCTTAG
- a CDS encoding polyphosphate kinase 2 family protein, which yields MNHDPYIVKPGSHISLIKDYNPGYRCEFHPKTDAIKKLKTGVLQLAKYQDVLYAQNSYSLLIIFQAMDAAGKDSTIKHVMSGVNPQGCQVFSFKSPSEEELDHDYLWRSMKSLPERGRIGIFNRSYYEELLIVRVHPEILKKQQLPKFPQGNQIWKQRFEEINNFEKYLVNNGVIVLKFFLNVSKSVQRKRFLARIDSPEKHWKFSASDIRERAFWDDYMDAYEQVFNNTSTELAPWYIVPADRKWFTRLVVADIICTKLQELNLQYPEISEENKKQLQEAKKNLEAEN from the coding sequence ATGAATCATGATCCTTATATTGTTAAACCAGGTTCTCATATTTCTTTGATCAAGGACTATAATCCAGGTTATAGATGCGAGTTTCACCCAAAAACTGATGCGATTAAAAAATTAAAAACAGGTGTTTTACAACTAGCTAAATATCAAGATGTTCTCTATGCCCAAAATAGTTATTCTTTGTTAATTATTTTTCAAGCTATGGATGCTGCTGGTAAGGATAGCACCATTAAGCACGTGATGTCGGGGGTGAATCCCCAAGGGTGTCAGGTATTTAGTTTTAAATCTCCTAGTGAGGAAGAATTAGATCATGATTATTTATGGCGTTCGATGAAGTCTCTCCCGGAAAGGGGTAGAATTGGCATTTTTAATCGTTCATATTATGAAGAATTACTTATAGTTCGTGTCCATCCAGAAATTCTTAAAAAACAACAATTACCCAAGTTTCCTCAAGGTAATCAAATATGGAAACAGCGATTTGAGGAAATTAATAATTTTGAAAAATACTTGGTTAATAATGGGGTAATTGTGCTGAAGTTTTTTCTAAATGTCTCAAAATCGGTGCAAAGAAAGCGGTTTTTAGCACGGATTGATTCACCGGAAAAACATTGGAAATTTTCTGCTAGTGATATCCGAGAAAGGGCTTTTTGGGATGATTATATGGATGCTTATGAGCAAGTTTTTAACAATACAAGTACAGAATTAGCTCCTTGGTATATTGTTCCTGCTGATCGGAAATGGTTTACACGGTTGGTGGTAGCAGATATTATTTGCACAAAGTTACAGGAATTAAATTTGCAATATCCTGAAATTAGTGAGGAAAATAAAAAGCAATTACAGGAAGCTAAAAAAAATCTGGAAGCAGAAAATTAG
- a CDS encoding chemotaxis protein CheB, whose product MQNLPNFDIVALAASAGGLTALIEVLADLPTDFRAAIVVVQHLDPRHPSLMAEILSRRTPLKVVQAKAGDELTPGTVYIAPPNNHLLVNSDGTASLSQSEMVHFLRPSADLLFESVAASYKERAIAVVLTGTGSDGAMGVEAIKKMGGTVIVQDDKSAEFPGMPSSAIKTGNVDFILPLTEISLALITLVMSHASLP is encoded by the coding sequence ATGCAAAATCTTCCTAACTTTGATATTGTGGCTTTAGCGGCTTCTGCTGGTGGATTAACGGCATTAATTGAGGTGCTGGCAGATTTACCAACAGATTTTCGAGCAGCAATTGTTGTGGTTCAACATTTAGATCCCCGTCATCCATCCCTGATGGCAGAAATTCTCAGTCGTCGGACTCCACTGAAAGTAGTCCAGGCAAAAGCAGGAGATGAACTCACTCCGGGGACTGTTTATATTGCTCCTCCGAATAACCACTTGTTGGTGAATAGTGATGGTACAGCTTCTTTGTCTCAGTCGGAAATGGTGCATTTTCTCCGTCCTTCGGCGGATTTGTTGTTTGAATCGGTGGCAGCAAGTTATAAAGAAAGAGCGATCGCTGTTGTCCTCACAGGAACTGGCAGTGATGGGGCAATGGGAGTAGAAGCAATCAAAAAAATGGGTGGGACGGTAATTGTCCAGGATGACAAAAGTGCTGAATTTCCGGGAATGCCATCTTCAGCGATTAAGACAGGGAATGTGGATTTCATCCTCCCTTTAACAGAAATTTCTTTAGCTTTGATAACTTTGGTCATGTCTCATGCTAGTTTGCCATAA
- a CDS encoding CheR family methyltransferase produces MNAPHKDLDFENLLQYLRINRGFDFTGYKRSTLMRRVIKEMETLNIDSFVNYQDYLEVHPDEFKNLFNTILINVTAFFRDSSAWDYLAKEIIPNIIKNKQKDEQLRFWSAGCASGQEAYTLAMVVSEILGVGEFRKRVKIYATDVDEESLTQARHASYSAKNIIEVPLELRNKYFDLVNRNYVFRQDLRRCVIFGRHDLLQDAPISRLDLLVCRNTLMYFNSETQGKIINRFHFALNDHGYLFLGKAEMLVMHSNLFIPIHLKDRVFAKVSLGNIRNRQLVMTNLQNKESSNNVYSEELRIRELAFDTASSSQVVIDNHGILIMINEEARRLFNLTNKDLNRPFQDLELSYRPVELRSLIEQVYNDRHPVILTNIERYQPNSEIQHFDVRVIPLQDDNQTILGVTISFNDVTRYLKLQTALQRSRQELETTNEELQSTNEELETTNEELQSTNEELETTNEELQSTNQEMETMNEELQSSNEELQTINHELSDRTSELDHTNIFLSSILSSLQMGMVVLDSSFNILIWNHTVEDMWGLRSDEVINKSWFSLDIGLPVEQLRNPIRDIISSKKKFQEILLKATNRRGKKIQCYIACSPLLKQTVEGIIIMMTDVEKINSMISPTDIEERQREG; encoded by the coding sequence ATGAATGCTCCACACAAAGACCTTGATTTTGAAAATCTCCTCCAATATTTGAGAATCAATCGAGGGTTTGATTTCACAGGTTATAAACGTTCAACTTTAATGCGTCGTGTTATTAAGGAGATGGAAACTTTAAATATAGATAGTTTTGTGAATTATCAAGATTATTTAGAAGTTCATCCAGATGAATTTAAAAATTTATTTAATACTATTTTAATTAATGTGACTGCTTTTTTTAGAGATAGTTCAGCTTGGGACTATTTAGCCAAAGAAATTATCCCTAATATCATCAAAAATAAACAAAAAGATGAACAGCTTCGGTTCTGGAGTGCCGGTTGTGCTTCTGGACAAGAGGCTTATACTTTAGCAATGGTTGTATCGGAAATATTAGGAGTCGGAGAGTTTCGGAAGCGGGTAAAAATCTACGCGACAGATGTAGATGAAGAATCTCTCACCCAAGCTCGTCATGCTAGTTATTCAGCCAAAAATATTATTGAAGTTCCATTAGAACTGCGCAATAAATATTTTGATTTAGTGAATAGAAATTATGTTTTTCGTCAAGATTTGCGTCGTTGCGTGATTTTTGGTCGTCATGATTTACTTCAGGATGCACCAATTTCTCGTTTAGATTTATTGGTTTGTCGCAATACCTTAATGTATTTTAATTCGGAAACCCAAGGAAAGATTATCAATCGGTTCCATTTTGCGCTTAATGATCATGGCTATCTGTTTTTAGGAAAAGCAGAGATGTTAGTTATGCACTCTAATTTATTTATACCTATACATTTAAAAGATCGTGTATTTGCGAAAGTATCTTTGGGAAACATCCGTAATCGTCAACTAGTTATGACAAATTTGCAAAATAAAGAGTCCTCTAATAATGTTTATTCTGAAGAACTGCGAATTAGAGAGTTGGCTTTTGATACAGCGTCTAGCTCCCAAGTTGTCATTGATAATCATGGTATATTAATTATGATTAATGAAGAAGCTCGGCGTTTATTTAACCTGACAAATAAAGATTTAAATCGCCCCTTTCAGGATTTAGAATTATCCTATAGACCTGTAGAGTTACGCTCATTAATCGAGCAAGTATATAATGACCGCCATCCTGTTATACTCACAAATATTGAACGTTATCAACCTAATTCAGAAATTCAACATTTCGATGTGCGAGTGATTCCTTTACAAGATGATAATCAAACCATTCTCGGTGTAACAATCTCTTTTAATGATGTCACCCGTTATCTGAAACTCCAAACAGCATTACAACGCTCTCGACAGGAATTAGAAACAACCAATGAAGAATTGCAATCTACTAATGAAGAACTAGAAACAACCAATGAAGAATTGCAATCTACCAATGAAGAACTAGAAACAACCAATGAAGAACTCCAATCAACAAATCAAGAAATGGAGACAATGAATGAAGAACTCCAATCTTCTAATGAAGAATTACAAACAATAAATCATGAATTAAGCGATCGCACCAGTGAACTTGACCACACTAATATTTTTCTGTCTTCTATTTTAAGCTCTCTACAAATGGGAATGGTAGTCTTAGATAGTAGTTTTAATATTTTAATTTGGAATCATACAGTTGAAGATATGTGGGGTTTACGCAGTGACGAAGTAATTAATAAATCTTGGTTTAGTTTGGATATTGGTTTACCTGTAGAACAACTGCGAAACCCCATTCGTGATATTATATCTAGTAAGAAGAAATTCCAGGAAATACTTCTGAAAGCCACTAATCGTCGCGGTAAAAAAATCCAATGTTATATCGCCTGTAGTCCCTTACTAAAACAAACAGTGGAAGGTATTATTATCATGATGACAGACGTGGAGAAAATCAATAGTATGATTTCTCCAACGGACATTGAAGAAAGACAACGGGAAGGGTAA
- a CDS encoding cobyrinate a,c-diamide synthase, whose protein sequence is MSIIIAGERSGVGKTTVTLTLLASLRRRRVKVQSFKVGPDYIDPMFHQYVTGLPCRNLDAVLTSESYVQQCFYHHSPQSEYTLVEGVMGLFDGISHLSNTNEKTDFASTAHVARLLDIPIILVIDCSRLSGSVAAIAHGYCSLDQRIKIAGLVLNRVGSERHLSLLKASLTPLQLPILGVLRRQDNITIPDRHLGLIPTAELPELDQIVNSLADLGDTCFDWDQLLPLLKSASSPIPNSQSPIPSSSIKIAVARDQAFNFYYQDNLDILEKLGAELVFWSPLNDNQLPKDIQGMYFGGGFPEVFAQKLSNNITLIQAVKNLILAGIPTIAECGGLMYLCEQIIDFDGNSWPMVGILPTHAQMDKRLTLGYRRAVVLENTFLLDSNKNIFGHEFHRSHVITNSPQPLFNTYRYDCDENTGFEGWNLPNVHASYIHQHWGESREIPQRFIQECLKNQKLAS, encoded by the coding sequence ATGTCTATAATTATTGCTGGAGAACGGAGTGGAGTCGGGAAAACAACAGTTACACTTACCCTATTAGCATCCTTGCGTCGTCGTCGTGTAAAAGTGCAATCTTTTAAGGTGGGACCCGATTATATTGATCCGATGTTTCATCAATATGTTACTGGTCTTCCTTGTCGAAATTTAGATGCTGTGCTAACTTCAGAAAGCTATGTGCAGCAATGTTTTTACCATCATTCTCCTCAGTCTGAATATACTTTAGTTGAAGGGGTAATGGGTTTGTTTGATGGTATTAGCCATTTATCAAACACAAATGAAAAAACCGACTTTGCTAGTACAGCCCACGTTGCGAGATTATTAGATATACCAATAATATTAGTAATTGATTGTAGTCGTTTATCTGGTTCAGTAGCTGCGATCGCACACGGTTATTGTTCTTTAGATCAGAGAATTAAAATTGCTGGATTAGTCTTAAATAGAGTCGGAAGTGAGCGACATTTATCATTATTAAAGGCTTCTCTTACCCCTCTACAATTACCCATACTTGGTGTCTTACGACGACAAGATAATATTACTATTCCTGACCGTCATCTCGGTTTAATTCCCACCGCAGAATTACCAGAATTAGATCAGATAGTTAATAGTTTAGCTGATTTAGGTGATACTTGTTTTGATTGGGATCAACTTCTACCACTTTTAAAATCAGCATCTTCCCCAATTCCCAATTCCCAATCACCAATTCCCAGTTCTTCCATAAAAATTGCTGTAGCGCGAGATCAAGCCTTTAATTTTTACTATCAAGACAACTTAGATATACTAGAAAAATTAGGAGCAGAATTAGTATTTTGGAGTCCATTAAATGATAATCAATTACCCAAAGATATCCAAGGAATGTATTTTGGTGGAGGTTTTCCTGAAGTATTCGCACAAAAATTATCTAACAATATCACCCTAATACAAGCAGTCAAAAACTTAATTTTAGCAGGAATACCCACAATTGCAGAATGTGGAGGATTAATGTATTTATGTGAGCAAATTATTGATTTTGATGGTAACTCTTGGCCAATGGTAGGAATATTACCGACTCATGCACAAATGGATAAAAGATTAACATTAGGATATCGTCGCGCAGTAGTTTTAGAAAACACCTTTTTACTTGATAGCAATAAAAACATTTTTGGACATGAATTTCATCGTTCTCATGTAATCACTAATTCTCCCCAACCATTATTTAATACCTATCGCTATGATTGTGATGAAAATACAGGTTTTGAAGGTTGGAATTTACCCAATGTTCATGCTTCTTACATTCATCAACACTGGGGAGAAAGTAGAGAAATTCCTCAAAGATTTATCCAGGAATGTTTAAAAAATCAAAAATTAGCTTCTTAG
- a CDS encoding UPF0182 family protein has protein sequence MKLIRVFIGCLGLWLFLDIAAHLGAEIFWFQEVGYIEVFLQRFLTQGILWLFVVSLSAVYLLGNLTLAQRLKYPPFPNSIPVQEIKISRKLTSFLSPQYPRNNQSLQWDNYTNKIKLRSLLPLILGLIFLVCLMLTHYGNVALSYWLEKVNQSSLSVPLLFRGEIILQLGRQIISQPWSLGLLGGLSMAILIYSKLCLGAIAIIFSLCFGWILSQHWAKILLSFHPISFDHPEPLFGKDISFYIFHLPIWELLGFWLTGLSLYGCISVILTYLLSANSLSQAVFPGFSSPQMRHLSGLSGCLMLVVSLNYWLSRYQLLYSVRGVSYGASYTDVKAQLPADTILYILSAAIALYLLWLTVFWQQKSSPHRWVIAALNIYMTLIVTGNFIVPMAVQNFIVEPNELQKEQPYIMRNIALTRQAFNLDVIDSQIFNPTGKLTKADINTNDLTIRNIRLWDQEPLLKTNRQLQQIRPYYKFPDADIDRYLIENNGNQEKQQVLIAARELNYPDVPPQAQTWVNQNMIYTHGYGFTMSPVNTVAAGGLPEYFVKDISENGSVLNTSSANIRESIPIGKPRIYYGEISNTHVMTGTKVKELDYPSGSDNVYNTYDGLGGIYINSLWRRWLFSIYLKDWRMVFTTDFLPETKVLLRRNINERIHTIAPFLKFDSDPYLVVADAQIDGQNQQFPGKENYLYWIVDAYTTSDRYPYSDTGKNSINYIRNSVKVVIDANNGTVRFYIADAKDPLITAWSKIFPKMFQPLKNLPVNLRTHLRYPVDYFKIQSERLMIYHMTDTQVFYNREDQWQIPNEIYGNESRKVEPYYLITSLPNVSFEEFILLLPYTPKQRTNLIAWLAARSDGENYGKLLLYNFPKERLIYGQEQIEARINQDPVISQQISLWNRQGSRVIQGNLLIVPIEQSLLYVEPIYLEATQNSLPTLVRVVVAYENRIIMAPTLEQALQGIFQPELAPPATIIRPLENEIPPG, from the coding sequence ATGAAACTTATTAGAGTTTTTATAGGATGTTTGGGTTTGTGGCTATTCTTGGATATAGCTGCTCATTTGGGTGCGGAAATTTTTTGGTTTCAGGAAGTTGGTTATATAGAAGTATTTTTGCAAAGATTTTTAACTCAGGGGATTTTATGGTTGTTTGTTGTGAGTTTGAGTGCTGTTTACTTGTTAGGAAATCTCACTTTAGCTCAAAGGTTGAAATATCCCCCTTTTCCTAATTCTATTCCGGTACAGGAGATAAAAATTAGTCGAAAATTAACAAGTTTTCTTAGTCCTCAGTATCCTAGAAATAATCAATCTCTTCAATGGGATAATTATACCAATAAAATTAAATTGCGATCGCTCTTGCCTCTCATATTAGGGTTAATTTTTTTGGTGTGTCTGATGCTAACACACTATGGAAACGTTGCCCTCTCCTATTGGTTAGAGAAAGTTAATCAATCTAGTTTATCAGTACCACTGTTATTTCGAGGAGAGATAATTTTACAGTTGGGAAGACAGATAATTTCTCAACCTTGGTCTTTAGGACTATTGGGGGGATTATCTATGGCTATATTAATTTATAGCAAATTGTGCCTGGGAGCGATCGCTATTATTTTTAGTCTCTGTTTTGGCTGGATATTGTCTCAACATTGGGCAAAAATTCTCTTATCTTTTCATCCTATTTCCTTTGATCATCCTGAACCATTATTTGGCAAGGATATCAGTTTTTATATTTTCCATCTCCCCATTTGGGAACTTTTAGGATTTTGGTTAACAGGATTATCCCTATATGGTTGTATTAGCGTCATTCTCACCTATTTATTATCAGCAAATAGTCTCAGTCAAGCCGTTTTTCCTGGATTTTCTTCTCCACAAATGCGCCATTTATCTGGCTTATCTGGCTGCTTAATGTTAGTAGTATCTTTAAATTATTGGCTGAGTCGTTATCAATTACTTTACTCGGTTCGCGGAGTGAGTTATGGAGCTAGTTATACTGATGTTAAAGCCCAATTACCAGCAGATACAATCCTATATATTTTATCAGCAGCTATAGCTTTATACTTATTATGGTTAACTGTATTTTGGCAACAAAAATCTTCACCTCATCGCTGGGTAATTGCTGCTTTAAATATTTACATGACCTTGATAGTGACAGGTAATTTTATTGTACCTATGGCTGTACAAAATTTTATTGTTGAGCCAAATGAATTACAAAAAGAACAACCTTATATCATGCGAAATATCGCCCTCACTCGTCAAGCATTTAATTTAGATGTCATTGACTCTCAAATATTTAACCCCACAGGAAAACTTACAAAAGCAGATATTAACACTAACGACTTGACAATTAGGAATATTCGGCTTTGGGATCAAGAACCATTATTGAAAACCAACCGTCAATTACAACAAATTCGCCCTTATTATAAATTTCCCGATGCTGATATTGATAGATATTTAATTGAAAATAACGGTAATCAAGAAAAACAACAGGTACTAATTGCAGCCAGAGAATTAAATTATCCAGATGTTCCTCCCCAAGCACAAACATGGGTAAACCAAAATATGATTTACACTCATGGTTATGGCTTCACTATGAGTCCCGTTAATACCGTTGCTGCTGGTGGATTACCAGAATACTTTGTCAAGGATATTAGTGAAAATGGTAGCGTATTAAATACTTCTAGTGCCAATATTCGGGAAAGTATTCCTATCGGAAAACCCCGAATTTATTATGGAGAAATTAGTAATACTCACGTCATGACTGGGACAAAAGTTAAAGAATTAGATTATCCCAGTGGCAGCGATAATGTTTATAATACTTATGATGGGTTAGGTGGTATTTATATCAACTCTCTATGGCGAAGATGGCTATTTTCCATATATTTAAAAGACTGGAGAATGGTATTTACCACAGATTTTTTACCAGAAACTAAAGTATTATTACGACGGAATATTAACGAGCGAATTCACACAATTGCTCCTTTTTTAAAATTCGATAGTGATCCTTATTTAGTTGTAGCTGATGCCCAAATAGATGGTCAAAATCAACAATTTCCTGGCAAAGAAAATTATCTTTATTGGATAGTTGATGCTTACACCACAAGCGATCGCTATCCTTACTCAGACACAGGTAAAAATAGTATCAACTATATCCGTAACTCTGTTAAAGTCGTCATTGATGCTAACAACGGTACAGTCAGATTTTACATTGCTGATGCCAAAGATCCATTAATTACGGCTTGGTCAAAAATATTTCCTAAAATGTTTCAACCACTGAAGAATCTACCAGTCAATCTCCGCACTCATCTCCGCTATCCAGTAGATTATTTCAAAATTCAATCTGAACGCTTAATGATCTACCACATGACAGATACCCAAGTATTTTATAATCGGGAAGATCAATGGCAAATTCCCAATGAAATCTATGGTAACGAAAGCCGCAAAGTTGAACCCTACTATTTAATAACCAGTCTCCCCAACGTTTCCTTTGAAGAATTTATCCTCTTACTTCCCTACACACCCAAACAACGTACCAACTTAATCGCTTGGTTAGCAGCACGTTCCGACGGTGAAAATTATGGCAAATTACTACTATATAACTTCCCTAAAGAACGTTTAATTTATGGACAAGAACAAATCGAAGCCAGAATAAATCAAGATCCAGTTATTTCTCAACAAATTTCCCTCTGGAATCGTCAAGGTTCAAGAGTAATTCAAGGTAATCTTTTAATAGTTCCCATTGAGCAATCATTACTATATGTTGAACCAATTTATTTAGAAGCCACACAAAATAGTTTACCAACATTAGTCAGAGTAGTCGTAGCCTATGAAAATCGCATCATCATGGCACCCACCTTAGAACAAGCACTGCAAGGAATCTTTCAACCAGAACTGGCACCACCAGCAACTATTATTCGTCCCCTAGAAAACGAAATACCTCCTGGTTAA
- a CDS encoding muconolactone Delta-isomerase, whose protein sequence is MLYHLDFHVEYPDNMNQQELFALWSEEADVALQAKQAGIVVDLWKCVGTRRVIVIVDVPTPDTLDQILLDLPIMKKNGQKVQIEVTPLRKYEDFAADIKARLNNQE, encoded by the coding sequence ATGCTATATCATTTAGATTTTCATGTTGAATACCCCGATAACATGAATCAACAAGAACTATTTGCCTTATGGAGTGAAGAAGCAGATGTCGCCCTCCAAGCCAAACAAGCCGGAATAGTGGTTGATTTATGGAAATGTGTTGGTACTCGTCGTGTAATTGTCATTGTTGATGTTCCCACTCCAGACACATTAGACCAAATTCTTCTAGACTTGCCTATCATGAAAAAAAACGGACAAAAAGTGCAAATAGAAGTAACACCTTTAAGAAAATATGAAGACTTCGCCGCTGATATCAAAGCTAGATTAAATAACCAGGAATAG